In Chiloscyllium punctatum isolate Juve2018m chromosome 39, sChiPun1.3, whole genome shotgun sequence, the genomic stretch AATATCAATCTGGACTTTGTGCTAAGGTTTATGAAATACACAACCTCTTGACCTGGGGAGAGGTATACCCCTGAAGCCCCAGAACCTCTTTCTTATTCATTCAGGGTGGGACAGTGTTAGCACTActatctcacagtgccagggacccgggttagattccaccctcaggcgactgtctgtgtggagtttgtacattctccgtgcatctgtgtgggtttcctctgggtgtttttagtttcctcctacaacccaaagatgtgcaggttaagtggattggtcatgttaaattgcccataatgtccatgGATATAcaggctagccatgggaaatgcaggcttatagataagggggtgggtgggtctgggtggcttgttCTTTGAATGGATGCATGATGGACTTAATGGACCAAATGACCTGCTGCCACATGTATGCGATTCTATGAAGGCATCGCTGGCTAGACCAGCTTTATGACAATTGCCTGGAGGggagttaaaagtcaaccatattgctgcagGTCTGCAATCACATGTACGCCAGACCATTAAGGatgacaggagacagtgaggagtgcagatgctggagatcagagttgagagtaagatgctggaaaagcacagtaggtcaggcagcatccaaggagcagaaaaatcgacttATCGGGCCGGAGTAAGGATGGCAgtatccctccctaaaggacattagtgaaccagctggCGTTTTGTCACAGACacttgacaatggattcatggtcatcattagacgcttaatttccaggtttttattgaattcaattatggcgggattcgaacctgagTCACTGGTACAAAGAAAACGAATCGTGGCttatgggaagcgagggaaggggaattaaaaacCGCCCCAGAGTAAGTGAGGTGAAGACTCTGCAGAGGGAAAGCTCTCCACATCTCGGCGAAGGTTTGGAACTGTAGGTTGTTGGTGTGGGAGCTCTGATCCGCTCCGGGTTTTGACAGCAGCCTTCCATGAAGTGAGGGCTGGATTTATTTCGAGGAGGCTGTCCTGACTATCAGCTGTAAATGAAACCGAGTGACGTGGAGCTGAAAGTCTTATTacaacagaaagtgctgcaccgaGGAAATGTGATGCTCTGTCATGTCTTGGGCTTGAGAGGAGGACGCTGCGGACCTTGTGCGGGGAAATCTGAACAACACCAGGCACTCCAAACACTCCTCCCAGGGCAGACAATAATGTAGAGAGAAAGGAGCAGTCCCTCGTCGAGATTTGCAGGAGCTCGCTTTATTCTGTTTGTCCCGCTGCCCTGGCGATCGGACCCCGTGGAGAATTGAGAAAAATACAGAAGGAAAATGTTAAGCACAGTGTTGGACTTAGTGTTGGCAGTGCTGCTGGTGTGTAAAGTGGCGACATCGCAGTATTCCATTAACCAGTGCAGCTGGAAGGGAAGGTGAGCAGGAACATACAGCctgacagatagatagatagatagatagagagagagagagagagagagagcaccggGAAGAGTCagagaggaagggtcaccggacccgaaacattaactctgctttctctccacaaatgttgccagacccgctgagcttttccagagtCAGAGTCTTTTAAAGAGTCAGAGAGGACTCTCTATCGGAATGTTCCTGTTAACCAAGGGGGAGGAAGCACACCTCAGTGCGGTTCACCAGCACCCGCACTCTAGCACCAAGGCTATACTGAGCGGGTGCTGCTGCGGATTTGAATGGGGAACGCATTGCCTAACCTCAGACCATTGACTGATGCTGGATCTGTTGCAGGCTTTTTGCATTCAGTACTGAGTTGGTGTCGATCATATATAAATGTAGTGTTGACAAGTTCCCTGCTATGGGACTTGGTCAATGTGAGACTCGAGTTCAGCATGCAATGTCTGTGTCGAGTTTCctctttaacaaaaaaaaagccacTTCAATTCTTCTCGAAAGAAGCCCGTTTCTTCGTTTTTGCGAGTGTTTTGGCATTTTCAGTTAGTGTTTTGTCTTAATGTAGAGACAGTCGAGTTTCAGACCCCTGCGGTTAATGAGACGCTTCTATGCTGTAATCTAACCCCAAAGTAACAGGCAGAGATTCTCGCAGGATTATTGGTGCACACTCATTGTTGCGAGATAGACTCGGAGACATTAGGAAGGAAACACCTGCCGAGCACCACACACGTTTAttcagaatttttaaaataatgaatCACTTTGATTTTAAAAAGTTTCCAAGTTTTGTACGCAGGAACCTGCCTTTATGTTTGTTTAAAATAATTCTTTCGGTGTTCAAAAGTCCTTTTTTTTGGCTGAAAATCTTATTGAAAATATTAACGACCTGCTACTGTCACCCTCCTGCTATTGTTGCTAGCAGTGATTCACCCACATGATTCACTGTTGTTATGATGTTTCCATTGAGCAACTGGGATTTTGAAATGGTGCTAGTCCAAAAAGAAGAATCAAGGACAATAATTAACTGCAAGTCTGGAGAATGGCAGCCTGtattttaaaagtgctgttgtttggGAAACATAAAGGAATGGGAGATCTATTTGAATGAAAACTGCAGGCACTATAGTGCCAGTGGGCATTAAGGAGTGTTCAGCAAGTGtggcgggaaaagagagaggtgTTCGTTTAACAGACTCGCACTGAGAGCCTCTTGTGCGAGACAACAATTGTACCCCAGGATGGGGAGGCCAGGAGAAGGGAGAGGGGAATCACATAAAGGAATCACAGGGACACATTTGCTGCTCAATTCCACTAAATTGCATATAGCTTTTGCTTATATATTTTTAGTAAGTTGCTTGAAATGTGGTTTTGAACGAAAGTTTATACCAGGAGTTCCTCTTTACAGTAAGTTGTACTATCTTGTAATGGCAATGACCAGATAGCTTCTCATTATAGATATTATAGCATGTTTACCAATTTATGAGTTTGTGATTTGCCTTATCTTTCAACCAATTTAAGAAAATGCTCATCCAATTTCTTTTGATGTTAATTAGTCAACTACCAGGGCTATTTGTTTGCCCACCTTCAAACCCTTTGTGCATACTTGTAGTTACTGTTTGACATGTGGTTATTATACCCTGGGAGGTCTGAGACATCCTCCAGACAAAGAAAGTTTACTTTACCCAGGAAAAGTTTGCCAAAGCTAATGAAAAGTGACCTGTTATCTGTCAGTATGTTTACAAGTGGAAAATAAGTCAACTCAAAATAATGACCACTTAAATTAAATGTGGCTTACTGCAATATAACTACGGTTGCTCAGCAaatttaaatggaaagataagctgTTCATGTCCTGTGCATTTTTTTGCTTGGAAGTTCACTTATTTGGAGCTTGCAAGTAATTTTAAATTGATAGGAACATTGTGAACATATGTGCAGTGACACTTTAGAGGACTTAAGGATCCGCACCAGTAGGAGCACCATACAAATAAATACTGCAGATTAGTTTTAGTGGATTATCAACCCACATAAACTCACATGCTGTCAAACAGAAACTTTGAAGTGGTTAAGAACGTTAAATGAGTTAAAGAGAAATAacttttattttacacagagctCTTTGTATTCAGAATTTCCTGTCAGCAGACTAACTTAATTTAAAACTTGTGCAACTTGTCAAAATCAAAATAAAAGGACATTTGAGACAAAAAAATGATTGAAGATCAGTTTTATTTCTGCTtgtttgccttcttcactattatcACAAGCATAGGGAGGGAATGTTAAGTGTTCTTTTCACATTATTGTGGTGAGTTCGATGGCCTGGTTTCAAGTCCCAGCTGTAGCAGAGGTGTGGCACAACACATCTCAATAGTTTGATTAAAAATGTGTCTGTTAATGGTCAGAGGAAATTGGAGAGAAGTAAAAGAAAGCAAGAAAGACTTGTATTGACAGAATTAGCTATTTAATGGTCTGGAAACAGTTTCTTGAGTTATTAATATTTCCTGTCAAAATTTTCTGATATTGAAGCTATCTTAGAATGAGGACTAGGATAAGGtttgcttctttaatttcaaatcTGGGGAagtgaaaaagaaatgaatataaaaGGATTGCTATaggaacccccccacccccaaccaccctTAAATTGATCCAAAGCATACTGAGTAGGATATATCTACAATTTGCAAAGATTTTAAttgtttttctccttttttttccccTAGTGGATTAACTCACAATGCTCATTCCAGAGATATAGAACAGGTATATCTGCGTTGTTCCGAAGGTTCACTGGAATGGTTGTATCCTACTGGAGCCTTAAGAGTTAACTTAAGGACTAACATAGCAACAGCCTCCTACAAAGACTTGACTGTCTGCATAAAACCTTTCAAAGACTCCAAAGGAGCTAATATTTATTTGGAAAAAGCTGGCAATTTGAAGCTTCTTGTGAGTGAAGAGGACCATATCCCAAACAAAGTGTATTGCTTTAATATGGACCAGGGGACACTCTTTATTCAGGCTACCCCTCAGAGGGACATAAGCAGAAAAATCACTGGCTTCCAGTATGAATTATTTAAAGACAGGACTGCTGCCGATTTACACAATTCACCAGGTAAGCAATATATCCAGAGTTACTGACACAGTTTCAACATTATTCCACTCTCTGCTGCAAACTACTTATTGACTGGCTTCTGATGACCAGTAACCAGTGATGGAAACATTATTGACTTGAAATCACAGTTTCTGCTTTGGGCAGATGTCTTGATGAAGTTCCAAAATTGAACTTCAGAATAGTTACTGCAGTactaacatgcacacacacaacatttgGGCCAAAATATCTTCTCAAAAAACCTGTCTTAATTAACATAGAAATTTAAGTACACATGAAATGGTTGGATGACCATCTGTTGTAATTTCTAGATGTTCAAAGCTATCTCTGCAAAATAATTATTTTCAAAGGATTTTTCTGTGTTAAGACTTTCATTTGGTTGGCTGTGCCATCAGTgaaacaattagattagattacatacaatgtggaaacaagcccttcagcccaacaagtcctcactgaccctccaaagagcaacccactcaggcccattcccctacatttaccccttcacctaacactctgggcaatttagcatggccaattcacctaacctgcacatttttggactgtgggaagaaacccacacagacacgaggagaacgtacaaactctaCGCAGAcagtgcctgaggcgggaattgaacctgggtctctagcactgtgcggcagcagtgctaatcactgtgccactacACCACCCAgaagattagatttcctacagtgtggaaacaggcccttcaacccaacaagtccacaaagaccctccgaagagtaacccatccagacgtGTTTTAGGGTTAGAGATAATTTAGAAGTCCAACTGTTTCCTCTGTCTCCCAGAGTTAAAGTGGTGCATGAGTGCTACATTCCTGCAAACAACACACATAAGAAGTAACAAAATTTGTCCAGACTGGGATGCAATCACTTTACCATGTGGTTGAAGTTCCATGTTAATATTCATTCTTTAACATGATGTAATGCTGTGAGTCAGCCCAGAATTGGGATTTAACAAATAAATTTGGTTTATTTTAATTATGGAGTTCCAGATGGAAAGGCAGTATACATATATTTTAACCACAACATGTATTTATAAATACAGCCTAActaattgcaaatgttgtgtccaTCACATATTAGCAGTGAGTTTAAAATTGATTTGCAATGTCAATTAAATGTAATTTTCACTTTGCTCCATGGCCTCTTTTTCTTTTAAATACAACTGAGGAATGAGAGGCTGTATTTATCTGTAATGATGCTAAATGCAAATACATTTTTGACACACTCCTGTCTTTGAGGGGCACAAAATGATGAACTCAAAGTGACACAAAGACCCAGTGTTTCAATTGTGTATGATAAAATCATGCCTGCACTAAGCAATAATATTTTCCGCATATACATGCAATGACACCTGGTGTGTTTACAGTAACAATGATAGTTTTGgaaagagatgtacaagatgtatTACTTCATCTAAAGATCATCTGAATCTGTTGTCTTGTTTCAGGTTGGCTTAATTTCAGTTGTAGAGTTTTTGTCACCAATAGATGGCGCTTTCACATCAGCGTGTTAAATGAAGCAAACTTTTTCAAGCCATTACCAGTCTAACCTATTGTGCTTAGAACGTTTATTAAGATTAGTAGCTTTTGTCACAAACTTCATCTGGCTGGAAATTCAGTCCTTTGTTCTTAAAAGAAATTATGAATCATTGATCTGACCTCAAGAAGTGTGTAAGCTAGGTCTTAAGCAAATAGCATCAAACATCTGGGTAGCAAATCATTGAAAAATTGTGCTTTCAACATTTACTGTTTTCACTGCTAGGAACTTTTTCCATTTGCATGAAGCAGTGGTAGGCTTTACACACGTTCTTTATAGTGTCAGGAtggtggggcagacagagggcaaGTTGTGCTTTTGGATTGAGTCATGCCTTACCAATTTGCTGCAGTATGAAATGAA encodes the following:
- the metrnla gene encoding meteorin-like protein; the encoded protein is MLSTVLDLVLAVLLVCKVATSQYSINQCSWKGSGLTHNAHSRDIEQVYLRCSEGSLEWLYPTGALRVNLRTNIATASYKDLTVCIKPFKDSKGANIYLEKAGNLKLLVSEEDHIPNKVYCFNMDQGTLFIQATPQRDISRKITGFQYELFKDRTAADLHNSPASCRPCNDTELLIAACTSDLVVRGSIRLVSHDLQQEESIIDIFADKIYRQKSKTFQPIGKSGKWLGHIKTLLHCGVKEGEGDFLFVGSMHFGEVQLGCAPRYKDFKRIYKDARDKGENPCELSTD